AATCCAGCGCTGAGCGATCCAGATTATTGGCCTGCAATGTCTCATCCACTATGTGGGCAAGCTCAGTCACTGCCACTTTAAAGACTTCATTTCCTGCCATCGTCACGTAGGCAGGTTGATCTTGCTGTTGGCGATCTTGATACGGCAATGCGAGCAATTCGCCATAACGACCATCAGCATGCAGATGGGTCGAAATAATGCCCTGTTGTTCAGATGCGCCCAAGACGACAGCGCCAGCGCCATCACCAAACAGAATAATTGTGCCACGGTCTTCTGGATTCAGTGCGCGTGATAATACGTCTGAACCGATAACGATGGCATGCTTGACCGCACCACTTTTGACATACTGATCCGCAACGCTCAATGCGTAGGTGAAACCTGCACAGGCCGCAGCCAAATCGAACGAAGCGGCATCTTTGATGCCCAGCATTTGCTGTACCTGACAGGCCGAGCTTGGGAAAGCATGACTTGAGGAGGTTGTCGCGACGATGATCAGCCCGATGTCGTTTTTATCGATACCAGCCATTTCCAGCGCTTTTTCAGCTGCGTGGAAACCCATGGTCGCGACTGTTTCATCGAGCCCAGCAATACGCCGCTCACGAATACCTGTCCGAGTAACAATCCACTCGTCCGACGTATCCACCATTTTTTCTAAATCAGCATTACTGCGCACTTGTACGGGCAGATAACTCCCCGTACCGAGAATCTTAGTATACATGTACGATCAGTCACTCTTGGGTAATACCGCTTCAAGGCGCGCGGCAATCCGTTGAGGAACTTGCCGCTGCACCGCCTGCACAGCCTGTTCGATGGCAACGGCAAATGCGCGTTGATTCGCCGCACCGTGGCTCTTAATTACGATACCCCGTAATCCTAACAGACATGCACCATTATACTGGTCGGGGTTCAAATGACCGAACCGCTTTGCCACACGTTTTTGCAGCCAACGCCCAATGAGTTTAAGCCACCAGGATTGTTTACCGCTTTCGCCCGATGACTTGAGCAGTGACAAGAACATTCTTATCACACCTTCCATGGTCTTTAGAGTGACGTTACCCACGAAGCCGTCACAAACCATTACATCAGTCTTTCCAGTCAGCAAATCATTGCCTTCCAGATAGCCAATATAATTGATTGCCGGTGTATTTTTTAATACTGCGGCGGCTTCGCGGATATTATCTAGCCCCTTAGTTTCCTCTTCGCCGATATTAAGCAAAGCAACACGTGGGTTCGTTATTCCAACAACTTCTTCTGCCATCACCGATCCCATGACAGCAAATTGCACCAACATTGTACTATCACATTCAACGTTAGCGCCTAAATCTAGTACCACTGTCTTACTACGCTGTTGGTTAGGAATGACGGTCATTAACGCCGGACGCTCTATTCCGTCCAGTGGCGTAAGCATCATCTTCGCCAACCCCATCAATACCCCTGTATTCCCTGCACTAACACAAGCTTGGGCATCACCGTTTTTGACAAGCTCCAATGCGACACGCATAGAAGTCCCGCGGCTGGCACGAATGGCTTGTGAGAGTTTAGCATCGCTGGCAATAACATGCTCAGCAGGAATTACTTGTAACCTCTCCAGCAACAAAGGAGTGGCATTGACAAGTAACGGATTGAGAGTGTCGGGATTCCCGACCAGCAAGAGTTTTAGCTGTGGATTAGAGGCCAGTGCCTGCAATGAAGCAGGCACTGTGACGCAGGGACCGAAGTCCCCACCCATTGCATCTAACGCCAGGGTTAGACAAGTCAAGGTATCGCCTTGCTAAAGATTAGCAAGTACTACTTAGCCGATAACCTTGCGGCCACGGTAGAAACCGTCGGCTGTGATATGGTGACGCAGGTGAGTTTCACCGGAAGTTTTGTCCACAGACAGAGTGGCAGTGGTCAGCGCATCGTGTGAACGGCGCATGCCACGTTTGGAACGAGTTGGTTTGTTCTGTTGTACGGCCATTGACCTTACTCCTTAATTACTTTTCTTTAAACTGGCTAATACGGCAAATGGATTAGGTTTCTCCACCTCTGCAGGCAGTTTACCAAATACCATGTCCGCCTCGGACACTTCACAGTGTTCAGAATCATGTACCGGAACGACAGGCAGTGAAAGAATAATTTCGTCTTCAATCATTGCCAGCAGATCGACTTCGCCAAACTCGTCGACTTCAATCGGCTCGTACGCTTCCGGTAATGCTTCAGCCTGCTCATCATTGACGATCGGGCTAAAACAATACGTTGTATGAACATGGTGTGCAAACGTGTTATTACAGCGCTGGCACATCAATGTGACATCGACATCCGCATGACCTGTAATAACCGCCAGGCGCTGATTATCGATATTAAACGATAATGAGGCCACGACATCGCTGTCCACACTTACCACTGAATCGGCTACTCGTGTAACCTGCTCAGGCGAATAGATACCTGCGTAGTCTAAACGTTTCTGAGCGGTACGAACCGCATCAATGGTCAGGGGTAATTTTACCTTTTGCATAGGGCGCGCATATTAACTTTGTAACGACATAGAGTCAAAGAAAAAGGCCGTTTTACCGCACCTTTCACCAATATTCGCTTCCGAAGCGGCAGACAGTTTAAGATGCCTGATTAAATTTCGCCACGGTTTATGGAAAATATTATGCCGCAACTTGTTCTAGCCTCAACGTCTTCTTATCGTCGCGCCCTGCTCGAAAAACTGCAATTGCCCTTTATTAGCGCAGCACCAAAGGCCGATGAAACACCCTTGCGGGGGGAATTGGCTGATGCGCTAGTGCAGCGGTTGGCACTTGCCAAAGCCCAAGCACTGGCTGACGCTTATCCACAACATGTGATTATTGGTTCAGATCAAGTATGTGTAATTAACGGTCAAATCGTCGGAAAACCCCATAACCATGCAAATGCGCTAAAACAATTACAGCAAGCCAGTGGGCAATGTGTGACCTTTTATACTGGGTTGGCGCTGGTCAATACCGCCACAGGTCACATCAATTGTGTTTGCGAAACGTTTGATGTTTATTTTCGGACCTTAAGCGAAGCCGAAATAAATGGCTATTTAATGAGAGAGCAGCCGTGGAATTGTGCTGGTAGTTTTAAAAGTGAAGGGTTGGGTATCACATTATTTGAACGGTTGTCTGGGCGTGACCCAAATACCCTGATCGGCCTGCCGCTCATTACCCTCACCCAAATGCTAATTGAGCAAGGGATAAATCCATTACTGTAGACAAATTTTTCTAACATCATTATTTAACAATAAATGTTTAATAATGATGTTAGAACATACGTTTTTGAAAAAAATGACGAATGGCAATTTTCTCATGCGCTCACATTAAGCTGCCGATTTTTTACGCAACACCTGCAAGCAATGGCGTAACTGATTATCGAGAGGAGCCTCAATACGCATTGTTTCACCGGTATTCGGATGCTCAAAACGTAGAGCCGCAGCATGCAAGAATAAGCGATGCAGACCGGTTCCCTGCAATTGCTGATCAAACTCACGGTCACCGTAGCGATCATCAAAAGCAATTGGGTGCCCTGCATGCAACGCATGAACACGAATCTGATGAGTCCGACCTGTAATGGGACTAGCTTTAACCAGCGTCGCATGCTCGAAACGCTCTTCCACTTTGAACCGCGTTTCTGAAGGTTTACCTTCACTACTAACCTTCACCACACGCTCGCCACTTTGCATAATATTCTTCAGCAGAGGTGCTTGTACCGCTTTGCAGTGAGACTGCCACTGACCACGCACTAGCGCTAAATAGTCCTTCTGCATTCCTTTTAAACGCAACTGTTCATGCAACGAGCGCAACGCAGAGCGTTTTTTAGCGACCAACAAGACACCGGAAGTATCGCGGTCGAGGCGGTGGACTAGCTCCAGAAAACGCGCTTCAGGGCGCAATGCACGTAATGCCTCAATCACGCCGAAACTCAAACCACTGCCACCGTGTACTGCTGTGCCTGAAGGCTTATTCAGCACTAAGAGGTAATCATCCTCAAATAAAATGCAATCGGCCAGTGCCGCCACTTTATCAAGCTTCGCAGAGACTTGGACCTCTTCGCGCTCTGCAACACGCACCGGAGGAACACGCACCACGTCACCGTCAGCCAGTTTATATTCTGGCTTAATGCGGCCCTTATTCACGCGAACCTCACCTTTACGCACGATACGGTAGATCATACTTTTTGGCACACCCTTCAATTTGGTGAGCAAAAAGTTATCTATCCGCTGGCCCGCTTCATCGGCAGAAATGGTGATTAATTGTACTGCTGGATTATTCGTTTTCATGGTGCGCGATTCTAAATACACCGAGGAATTAGCGCCACCCCTTTTTATGTGCTTAACTGTCATTCTGGCTAATTAGAGATATCGTTTGCGTACATTTATTGTTTAATAAGACAACGATAGCCGCAAACACTGTGATAACAGTAAAAGAATCTTTATGTAGACAGGTAAAGTCATCTTGCTATATCAGTGTCAGCAATGGAATAATGTCACTAATTCTGCGTTGATTCTCGTTAGACCAAGAGACTTGTGGAATATAAAAATTTGCCTGATCACACAAAAACGCAGCAATGGCGTAAGACGTAATGTGAAATCAAGCAATTAGCGGGCTGCGGGTTGCAGCTTGGTCGGCAAGTGGGTAACGCTCTGTTGTCTTATATTCAGAAGCGACCCTATATATAAAAGTGCTGTTTTTCAGAGCGAAACACAGGCTTACCGAAATAATGCGCCCCTATGCAGGCGACAACCGTGAGGTTGACGGCTTTGCTAGAAGACTCGGGGTCATCGGTATACCCGACCATGAGGTTATTTTGCCCGCAGTTCTAACGCCAATGTAAAAATAACGAGTAAGTTAAGATGAAAAGAATGTTGATTAACGCAACTCAGCAAGAAGAGTTGCGTGTTGCCCTTGTAGATGGACAGCGGCTGTATGATTTGGATATTGAAAGTCCAGGCCATGAACAGAAAAAAGCGAATATTTACAAAGGTAAAATCACCCGAATCGAACCCAGTCTAGAAGCTGCTTTTGTTGATTATGGCGCTGAAAGACACGGTTTCCTTCCCCTAAAAGAAATTTCTCGCGAATATTTCCCTAGTAATTATTCCTCACATGGCCGCCCAAACATCAAAGATGTGTTGCGCGAAGGCCAAGAAGTTATTGTTCAAGTTGATAAAGAAGAGCGTGGCAATAAAGGTGCTGCACTCACCACTTTCATCAGCTTGGCTGGCAGTTATTTAGTTCTGATGCCAAACAACCCGCGTGCTGGTGGTATTTCTCGCCGCATCGAAGGTGACGACCGCACTGAATTGAAAGAAGCCCTATCCTCTCTACAACTGCCTGATGGTATGGGTCTGATTGTTCGTACTGCTGGTGTTGGTAAATCAGCTGACGCGCTGCAATGGGACTTATCATTCCGTCTAAAGCACTGGGATGCAATTAAAAAAGCTGCTGAAGGTCGCCCCGCGCCCTTCTTGATCCATCAGGAAAGTAACGTGATTGTCCGTGCTTTCCGTGATTATCTGCGTCCAGATATCGGTGAAATTCTTATCGACAACCCGAAAGTGCTCGAGTTGGCAAAAGAACATATCGCCGCATTAGGTCGCCCTGATTTCAGCAGCAAAATTAAGCTCTACAGTGGTGAGATCCCTCTGTTTAGCCATTATCAAATTGAGTCGCAGATTGAATCGGCATTCCAACGTGAAGTACGTTTGCCATCCGGCGGTTCTATTGTTATCGATACCACCGAAGCTTTGACCGCGATTGATATTAACTCCGCACGAGCAACCCGTGGCGGTGATATCGAAGAAACAGCCTTCAATACCAACCTTGAAGCCGCTGATGAAATTGCTCGTCAGTTGCGTTTACGTGACTTGGGTGGCCTGATTGTTATCGACTTTATCGATATGACTCCTGTGCGTCATCAGCGTGAAGTTGAAAACCGTTTACGCGATGCTGTTCGTCAAGACCGCGCGCGTATTCAGATTGGCCGCATTTCCCGTTTCGGTTTACTGGAAATGTCCCGCCAGCGCCTCAGCCCATCGCTGGGTGAGTCAAGCCATCACGTTTGCCCACGCTGTAGCGGCACGGGTACTGTTCGTGATAACGAATCACTGTCCCTCTCTATTCTGCGTCTGATTGAAGAAGAAGCGCTGAAAGAAAACACCCATGAAGTTCATGCCATCGTGCCGGTACAAATTGCATCGTACCTGCTAAACGAAAAGCGTGAATCCGTTAACGCCATTGAAAAACGCCAAGGTGGTGTGCGTGCAGTGATCGTACCAAACGATCAGATGCAAACCCCACACTATTCTGTTCTTCGGGTGCGTAAAGGTGAGGAAGTTCCTTCCCTGAGCTATTTGCTGCCACAACTGCATGAAGCAGAAATGGCGCAGCCGCAGGAAGAAACTACGATTGAACGTAAGCGCCCAGAACAACCTGCGCTGGCGACCTTCTCTCTGCCGACTGAAGTGCCACCGGAGTCAACGCCGACAGCCGCCGCCACTAAACCTGCTGCGGTGCCACAAGCTGCCAGCTCAGCGACTGCTGAACAACCAGGCTTCTTTAGCCGTTTGCTCACCGGACTAAAGGGTATCTTTGGTGCATCACCTGAAGCCGAAGTTAAACCGGTTGAAGTTGAGAAGACCGAAGCAAGTGATAACCGTCGTAATGATCGCCGCAATCCACGTCGCCAAAACAATGGGCGTAAAGATCGTGGGGACCGCACACCACGTGAAGGTCGTGATAACGGCAACCGAGACAGCAATTCTCGCGACAATAACTCTCGCGATAACAGTTCTCGTGACCACAATGCCCGCGATAATAGTTCTCGTGACAGCAGCTCTCGTGACAACAACAGCCGTGACAATAGCAATCGCGAAGGTCGTGATGATCAGCGTCGTAATAACCGTCGCCCGGCTCAACAGGCAACGACATCGCAAGCATCAAATGACATCGTTGACAGCAATATCGAGCAACGTGACGATCAGCCGCAGCGTCGCGGTGACCGCCAGCGCCGTCGTCAGGATGACAAGCGTCAAGCTCAACAGGATGTCAAAGCTAATGTTTCTGCTGTCAATGTCGATGAAGCACAACCTGAGCAAGAAGAACGTCAGCAGGTCATGCAACGTCGTCAGCGTCGCCAGTTGAATCAGAAAGTTCGTATTCAATCTGCAAACGATGAGCTGAATAGTCAGGAAAATGCCTTACAGGTTGCCCCTGTTAGCACTCCTGTGGCTAATTTGCCTGTACCTGCTGCGCAGGAAGAAGTGAAGTTACTACCTCAAGTGAGTGTTGCTGCAGATGATGACGTAGCTAATGACCGTAATGGTAACAACGAAAATGGAATGCCACGTCGTTCCCGCCGCTCACCTCGTCACTTGCGTGTTAGTGGTCAGCGTCGTCGCCGTTATCGTGATGAGCGTTATCCAACACAATCTGCAATGCCTCTGGCTGGCGCTTTCGCTTCACCAGAAATGGCATCAGGTAAGGTGTGGGTACGTTATCCTGTCGCTCAGCCATTTGAACAAGCCGCCTTTGTAGAAAATCCGGTTGAAGAGCAGTTGCCAATCGCAATAGCTGCAACTGCGGTAGACGCTGCGACAGCAGACGTTGCAGCAGCAGACGTTGCAGCAGCAGAAGTTGTATCGGTAGAAGTTGCAGCGGTAGAAACAGCGGTAGTTGAAGCAGCCAAGGTCGAGGAAGAAGCGCCCCATGCTGAAACTGCGGTAAATGTCCCTACTGCAATCATAGCAGCGCCAATCGTTGAGGCAGTAACCACTGCAACTCCTGCTCCGCAGCATAGACAAGGTGGTTCTGCATCTTCAGCCGCAGCCGTTCCAGGCCGTGCACCGATTGTTGCCCCAGCAAGCATCGCTGAGCCGGTCGTAGAAACTGAAGCTATTGCAGCAGTTGAAGCTATCGAGGTGAATGAAACAGCGCCTGTTATTGAGGATGCTATCGCAGCAGAAGCCGTTATCGAAAACACCATCGTGCCAGATGCAGCAGTTGAAGAAAACCAACCGGAAAGCGTTGAGATTGTTGAAGCAACCTCTGTTGAAGTAACGGCTGCGGAAGCACCCGTTACCGAAGTGGCAGTTGAGGAAACGGTTGCCGATGAACCGGTTGTCGCTGAGTCAGTTATCAACGAAGAGCAGGTCGAAGAGCCTATCGAGGTTGAAGCTGATGTTACTGCTGAACAAATGGTAACTGAAGCGACTAATAGCACTGAACCTGTCGTGACTGCGGCTCCACAGCCAGTTATTGCTCATCCTGAGGGCGTACTATTCAAACATTATGCGTCAGCACCGATGACCAAAGCACCAGCACCTGATTATGCGCCAGAAGCGCAAACCAAAGGTTCTTGGGAACGTCCGGCCTTTGATTTCTCAGGAAAAGGATCTGCAGGTGGCCACGCGGCTGTGACTCAAGCAACAGCGCCAGCGACAAAACCGCAATCAGTCGAATAAATGCAATCGCATTAATCACTAGCATTAAAAAAACCCGCTTCGGCGGGTTTTTCTTGGGCGCGAATATCAGCTATCAGGCTATCTGTTTTACTTTCTTTATTTCAATACTTTCCAGCTTACCTTCTATCGATTTAACGAAGTCGCCGAAATGTTGAGTTTTATTATGTTTGTCTAATGCTTCATCAGACTCCCAACGCTCAAAGAAGACAAAAGAACCTTGTTGACCAGATTCAGCATGGAGATCATATTGCAGATTCCCCTGTTCCTCACGACTTGGTTCTATCACCTGAAGAACAGCCTCTTTGACTTCATTCACAAACTCAGGTTTAGCCACTAAGCTGGCAATGACACGGACTTCCATCGTATTTCTCCCATACAGTACATTCAATTCGTGTATTTTGCGGCTAATCAACCGCTCATTTTTGGGGTGTTTCTATCCATAGCCCGTCTATAAGATGCCCTTTTTGCATTATTTTCAACTCACCCTAAGCAAAGTTTTCAACTTACCCCTAACAATCAGATGCATCTTGTGCACTTTCCGCTTATTCTTACACCCCGCCGGAAACAGCACAAAAAACCGAAATCTCATCATGACTGCGGAGCCCGTTGAATGACTGCACAACCTCAAACCCTGAAAATTCGCCGCCCAGATGACTGGCATATTCACTTACGTGATGACGAAATGCTCAGTACCGTGCTGCCTTATACCTCCGAGGTGTTTGCCAGAGCGATTGTCATGCCGAATCTGGCCCCCCCTATTACTACCGTGGCCAGTGCTATTGCGTATCGGGATCGTATTCTGGCAGCCGTGCCAGCAGGGCATAAATTTACGCCGTTGATGACCTGTTACCTCACTGACTCACTTGATATCAATGAGCTGACCGCTGGCTATGAGCAAGGTGTGTTTACCGCAGCGAAACTGTATCCGGCTAATGCCACCACAAACTCGAATCATGGTGTATCTGATATCCCGGCGATATATCCCTTATTTGAGCAAATGCAAAAAATAGGCATGCCGCTGCTTATTCACGGCGAAGTCACCGATGCTGCAGTGGATATCTTTGATCGCGAAGCGCGTTTTATTGATCAAGTGATGGAACCGATACGCCGTCATTTCCCCGAGTTAAAAATTGTCTTTGAGCATATTACGACCAAAGATGCCGCCGACTATGTGCTGGCAGGCAATCGTTTCCTTGGTGCGACCATCACTCCACAGCATCTGATGTTTAACCGTAACCACATGCTGGTTGGCGGGATTCGTCCTCACCTGTTCTGTCTGCCAATACTGAAACGTAGTACTCATCAGGAAGCACTGCGCCAAGTTGTCGCCAGTGGCTCTGATAGATTCTTCCTAGGCACTGACTCTGCACCTCATGCCAAACACCGCAAAGAGTCATCCTGTGGCTGTGCTGGTGTGTTCAACGCACCATCAGCACTGCCTGCTTATGCGACTGTGTTTGAGGAACTAAATGCGCTACAACATTTAGAGGCATTCTGCTCATTAAATGGCCCGCGTTTCTATGGCCTGCCAGTAAACGAGGATTATGTTGAGTTGGTACGCACCCCATTCCAACAACCAGAAGAGATCTCGTTAGGGAATGAATCTATCGTTCCTTATCTCGCAGGTCAGACGATCAACTGGTCAGTTAAAAGCTGAGGCCCATTAACGGGCTTTCTACTGCCTTGAAGATTTTTGGATCAGTCACTTGCAACTCGAATATTCATACTGTATAAATAACCAGTATGAATATTCGGAGGGCCATATATGCGTGTTGAAGTGAGCATTGATAAGAAAAATCAGTTACCCGCAGGTGCTATCGAAGCGCTAACCAATGAATTAAGCAAACAACTGGAAACGAAATTCCCAGACACAACGACAACTGTGCAAGTCCGCTATGCCAGTGCAAATAATCTTTCTGTGTTAGGTGGGGCTAAAACTGACAAAGATCTGATCTCTGAAATATTACAAGAAATATGGGAAAGCGCTGACGACTGGTTTGACGCAAACTAACCCACAAGAATGCTGTTTTTTGCCGGGGAGTCGCTCCTCGGCTTTTTTATACTCATTTCTCTGCCATATATTTATTTCATTTCGTCTCCCACCCTCTCGCTTAATTAATCATCATAAAAAAAATAATTTGTAAAGATTCGTGGATAATCACCAAATTGATTAGCTGTTGCGTATACTAAAAAAGCTCACTTGATAATGAGCCGCATTGATCCTCGTTAGTCACTCCAGTCAGTAACTACTATATAAGGGGTCTTTATGGACAGAAATGATGAAGTTATTCAGACTCACCCGCTTGTAGGTTGGGATATCAGCACGGTAGATGCATACGACGCGATGATGATACGTCTTCATTACCTGTCTTCTATGGATCAACTGCCAGAAAATGCACTTGTTGATAGAACGCTTTGGTTGACCACTGATGTTGCTCGCCAATTAATCAATATTTTAGAAGCAGGCATCGCTAAAATTGAGTCATCAGAATATCAAGTTCTTGATCACCGTAAGCATTAATTTTTGTCCATTCGCTTATTTTTCAATACTCGCAAAAACAGGCACCAGTGAATATCACTTGGTGCCTTTTTATTAATCACTTCCATCGCTATAGCGTTCACATCTCTTTTTCTCCTCTCACTCCCGTGCTATTACTATCGTCCTAATTTTTAATGTTTCTGTCGCCCTGTTAAATGCATAGTGCAGACAATGGCCACGATAATGACGCGTAACCGTGACAAAATAGATTGAATGAGACAGAAGCGAAATTCTTAAGGGTACAGAATATGGATTATGATTTGATTGTCATTGGTAGTGGCTCGGTGGGCTCTGCCGCAGGTTATTACGCGACACAGGCCGGCTTAAAAGTACTGATGATTGACAGTGCAATGCCCCCTCACCAAGCCGGTAGCCACCACGGAGACACACGAATCATTCGCCATGCGTATGGTGAAGGCGAGAAATATGTCCCTTTAGTCTTACGTGCACAGGCGCTTTGGAATCAACTATCAGCTCAAACCGGCGAGTCGTTATTTCAGGCTTGCGGCGTGCTTAATTTGGGGCCTGATAACTCCACTTTCCTGCAAAATGCGCAGCTCAGCGCGCGGCAGTATAATTTGCCCGTCGAGTTGTTAACGGCAGAACAGGTCCGTCAAAAATGGCCGGTATTTACCATACCCGATAATTACGTCGGCGTATTTGAGCCACAAGCAGGTTTCCTACGCTCTGAGCTTGCGATAAAAACACTGATTAAGGCCGTCACTGAGGCAGGTTGTGGCATTTTATTCAATTGCCCTGTTACCGCGATTGACCCGACAAATGAAGGGATTGATGTGGTGACCATTGATGGCACTTATAGCGCCAAAAAGGTTGTCGTCACTGCCGGAACTTGGGTCAAAGAGCTGCTACCAACATTACCGGTGACAACAATACGCAAAGTCTTTTCTTGGCATCATGCTGATGGTCGCTACAGCGAGGGGAATCATTTCCCAGCATTTACTGTCGAAACACCAGATAACATTCATTACTATGGTTTCCCCTCACATAATGATGAACTAAAACTCGGTAAGCATAACGGAGGACAGCCTATCGAATCTGCCGCACAGCGTAAACCTTTTGGCCGCTATGCCGAAGATGGCACGGAAGTTTTTGATTTTTTGCGCAGTTACTTACCCGGTGTAGGCGTATGTCTACATGGTGCAGCGTGCAGTTATGACATGAGCCCAGATGAAGACTTCATTATTGATACA
The window above is part of the Yersinia massiliensis genome. Proteins encoded here:
- the rne gene encoding ribonuclease E, whose amino-acid sequence is MKRMLINATQQEELRVALVDGQRLYDLDIESPGHEQKKANIYKGKITRIEPSLEAAFVDYGAERHGFLPLKEISREYFPSNYSSHGRPNIKDVLREGQEVIVQVDKEERGNKGAALTTFISLAGSYLVLMPNNPRAGGISRRIEGDDRTELKEALSSLQLPDGMGLIVRTAGVGKSADALQWDLSFRLKHWDAIKKAAEGRPAPFLIHQESNVIVRAFRDYLRPDIGEILIDNPKVLELAKEHIAALGRPDFSSKIKLYSGEIPLFSHYQIESQIESAFQREVRLPSGGSIVIDTTEALTAIDINSARATRGGDIEETAFNTNLEAADEIARQLRLRDLGGLIVIDFIDMTPVRHQREVENRLRDAVRQDRARIQIGRISRFGLLEMSRQRLSPSLGESSHHVCPRCSGTGTVRDNESLSLSILRLIEEEALKENTHEVHAIVPVQIASYLLNEKRESVNAIEKRQGGVRAVIVPNDQMQTPHYSVLRVRKGEEVPSLSYLLPQLHEAEMAQPQEETTIERKRPEQPALATFSLPTEVPPESTPTAAATKPAAVPQAASSATAEQPGFFSRLLTGLKGIFGASPEAEVKPVEVEKTEASDNRRNDRRNPRRQNNGRKDRGDRTPREGRDNGNRDSNSRDNNSRDNSSRDHNARDNSSRDSSSRDNNSRDNSNREGRDDQRRNNRRPAQQATTSQASNDIVDSNIEQRDDQPQRRGDRQRRRQDDKRQAQQDVKANVSAVNVDEAQPEQEERQQVMQRRQRRQLNQKVRIQSANDELNSQENALQVAPVSTPVANLPVPAAQEEVKLLPQVSVAADDDVANDRNGNNENGMPRRSRRSPRHLRVSGQRRRRYRDERYPTQSAMPLAGAFASPEMASGKVWVRYPVAQPFEQAAFVENPVEEQLPIAIAATAVDAATADVAAADVAAAEVVSVEVAAVETAVVEAAKVEEEAPHAETAVNVPTAIIAAPIVEAVTTATPAPQHRQGGSASSAAAVPGRAPIVAPASIAEPVVETEAIAAVEAIEVNETAPVIEDAIAAEAVIENTIVPDAAVEENQPESVEIVEATSVEVTAAEAPVTEVAVEETVADEPVVAESVINEEQVEEPIEVEADVTAEQMVTEATNSTEPVVTAAPQPVIAHPEGVLFKHYASAPMTKAPAPDYAPEAQTKGSWERPAFDFSGKGSAGGHAAVTQATAPATKPQSVE
- a CDS encoding beta-ketoacyl-ACP synthase III → MYTKILGTGSYLPVQVRSNADLEKMVDTSDEWIVTRTGIRERRIAGLDETVATMGFHAAEKALEMAGIDKNDIGLIIVATTSSSHAFPSSACQVQQMLGIKDAASFDLAAACAGFTYALSVADQYVKSGAVKHAIVIGSDVLSRALNPEDRGTIILFGDGAGAVVLGASEQQGIISTHLHADGRYGELLALPYQDRQQQDQPAYVTMAGNEVFKVAVTELAHIVDETLQANNLDRSALDWLVPHQANLRIISATAKKLGMGMDKVVVTLDRHGNTSAASVPAALDEAVRDGRIQRGQLVLLEAFGGGFTWGSALVRF
- a CDS encoding Maf family protein translates to MPQLVLASTSSYRRALLEKLQLPFISAAPKADETPLRGELADALVQRLALAKAQALADAYPQHVIIGSDQVCVINGQIVGKPHNHANALKQLQQASGQCVTFYTGLALVNTATGHINCVCETFDVYFRTLSEAEINGYLMREQPWNCAGSFKSEGLGITLFERLSGRDPNTLIGLPLITLTQMLIEQGINPLL
- the yceD gene encoding 23S rRNA accumulation protein YceD, which codes for MQKVKLPLTIDAVRTAQKRLDYAGIYSPEQVTRVADSVVSVDSDVVASLSFNIDNQRLAVITGHADVDVTLMCQRCNNTFAHHVHTTYCFSPIVNDEQAEALPEAYEPIEVDEFGEVDLLAMIEDEIILSLPVVPVHDSEHCEVSEADMVFGKLPAEVEKPNPFAVLASLKKSN
- the pyrC gene encoding dihydroorotase, translated to MTAQPQTLKIRRPDDWHIHLRDDEMLSTVLPYTSEVFARAIVMPNLAPPITTVASAIAYRDRILAAVPAGHKFTPLMTCYLTDSLDINELTAGYEQGVFTAAKLYPANATTNSNHGVSDIPAIYPLFEQMQKIGMPLLIHGEVTDAAVDIFDREARFIDQVMEPIRRHFPELKIVFEHITTKDAADYVLAGNRFLGATITPQHLMFNRNHMLVGGIRPHLFCLPILKRSTHQEALRQVVASGSDRFFLGTDSAPHAKHRKESSCGCAGVFNAPSALPAYATVFEELNALQHLEAFCSLNGPRFYGLPVNEDYVELVRTPFQQPEEISLGNESIVPYLAGQTINWSVKS
- the rluC gene encoding 23S rRNA pseudouridine(955/2504/2580) synthase RluC, which codes for MKTNNPAVQLITISADEAGQRIDNFLLTKLKGVPKSMIYRIVRKGEVRVNKGRIKPEYKLADGDVVRVPPVRVAEREEVQVSAKLDKVAALADCILFEDDYLLVLNKPSGTAVHGGSGLSFGVIEALRALRPEARFLELVHRLDRDTSGVLLVAKKRSALRSLHEQLRLKGMQKDYLALVRGQWQSHCKAVQAPLLKNIMQSGERVVKVSSEGKPSETRFKVEERFEHATLVKASPITGRTHQIRVHALHAGHPIAFDDRYGDREFDQQLQGTGLHRLFLHAAALRFEHPNTGETMRIEAPLDNQLRHCLQVLRKKSAA
- the plsX gene encoding phosphate acyltransferase PlsX, which codes for MTCLTLALDAMGGDFGPCVTVPASLQALASNPQLKLLLVGNPDTLNPLLVNATPLLLERLQVIPAEHVIASDAKLSQAIRASRGTSMRVALELVKNGDAQACVSAGNTGVLMGLAKMMLTPLDGIERPALMTVIPNQQRSKTVVLDLGANVECDSTMLVQFAVMGSVMAEEVVGITNPRVALLNIGEEETKGLDNIREAAAVLKNTPAINYIGYLEGNDLLTGKTDVMVCDGFVGNVTLKTMEGVIRMFLSLLKSSGESGKQSWWLKLIGRWLQKRVAKRFGHLNPDQYNGACLLGLRGIVIKSHGAANQRAFAVAIEQAVQAVQRQVPQRIAARLEAVLPKSD
- the rpmF gene encoding 50S ribosomal protein L32 is translated as MAVQQNKPTRSKRGMRRSHDALTTATLSVDKTSGETHLRHHITADGFYRGRKVIG
- a CDS encoding putative quinol monooxygenase, which translates into the protein MEVRVIASLVAKPEFVNEVKEAVLQVIEPSREEQGNLQYDLHAESGQQGSFVFFERWESDEALDKHNKTQHFGDFVKSIEGKLESIEIKKVKQIA
- the dinI gene encoding DNA damage-inducible protein I → MRVEVSIDKKNQLPAGAIEALTNELSKQLETKFPDTTTTVQVRYASANNLSVLGGAKTDKDLISEILQEIWESADDWFDAN